A single window of Inediibacterium massiliense DNA harbors:
- a CDS encoding class I SAM-dependent methyltransferase — MTKPYYNKNAKDFFEKTLNADMTGIYQRFEKYLHKGDHILDLGCGSGRDSLYFKNNGYIVTSVDYSEELVKLSTELLSQEVLQVDMREMDFYNEFEGIWACASILHIPKGEVKKVIQNCEKALKKNGVFYLSLKYGEGERYVEDRFFSYYNEEIFQDIIKFFINLKIIDMWTTIDVRKDREDIWLNIILKKSLVFE; from the coding sequence ATGACAAAACCCTACTATAACAAAAACGCAAAAGACTTTTTTGAAAAAACCCTAAATGCAGATATGACAGGAATATATCAAAGATTTGAAAAATATTTACACAAAGGAGATCACATTTTAGATCTTGGTTGTGGATCAGGACGAGATAGTCTATATTTTAAAAATAATGGATATATTGTGACTTCTGTGGATTATTCAGAGGAATTGGTAAAACTATCCACAGAACTTTTGAGTCAAGAAGTTCTTCAGGTAGATATGAGAGAAATGGATTTTTACAATGAGTTTGAGGGGATATGGGCTTGCGCGTCTATTTTGCATATTCCAAAAGGTGAAGTCAAAAAAGTAATCCAAAATTGTGAAAAAGCATTAAAGAAAAATGGGGTGTTTTACTTATCTCTTAAATATGGAGAAGGAGAGAGGTATGTAGAGGATCGATTTTTTAGTTATTATAATGAAGAAATTTTTCAGGACATCATAAAGTTTTTTATCAATTTAAAGATTATAGATATGTGGACAACTATAGATGTAAGAAAAGATAGAGAAGATATTTGGTTAAATATCAT